One window from the genome of Serinibacter salmoneus encodes:
- a CDS encoding IPT/TIG domain-containing protein → MPDFNPELNNQSVRKWAKQKLCVGPRSLLSPDPFASGLFGVDHLPIAVPAGFLDLGYITTDGVTDSDSISAEGTQMLQTLDDVRRDLTARERTLSLTFGERNAWTRALRAGVPFEDWPVDKYGATDYVEGMDSEEDFEELVWLLYKQDYTGPKAVFGVEVFFRGKITSLTDRTRSRTAVDGVGLTISLLRDDVFGVKREAEDGPGIGAGSTLPQVATITPAEAVPGDLVRIDGSHLGTATDVTFAGTSVADLEVASASTLYAIVPSVSAGTTAVVVSSPAGDSATFSYEVGGA, encoded by the coding sequence ATGCCTGATTTCAACCCGGAGCTCAACAACCAGTCGGTGCGCAAGTGGGCGAAGCAGAAGCTGTGCGTGGGACCGCGTTCGCTGCTCTCGCCGGATCCGTTCGCCTCGGGTCTGTTCGGCGTCGATCACCTTCCGATCGCGGTCCCGGCCGGATTCCTGGACCTCGGCTACATCACGACCGACGGCGTGACCGATTCCGACTCGATCTCGGCCGAGGGCACGCAGATGCTCCAGACCCTGGACGACGTCCGTCGGGACCTGACGGCGCGGGAGCGGACGCTGTCGCTCACGTTCGGTGAGCGCAACGCGTGGACGCGGGCGCTGCGGGCTGGGGTGCCGTTCGAGGACTGGCCCGTGGACAAGTACGGCGCGACGGACTACGTCGAGGGCATGGACTCCGAGGAGGACTTCGAGGAGCTGGTGTGGCTGCTGTACAAGCAGGACTACACCGGCCCGAAGGCGGTGTTCGGGGTGGAGGTGTTCTTCCGAGGGAAGATCACGAGCCTGACCGACCGGACCCGCAGTCGGACCGCGGTGGACGGTGTCGGCCTCACGATCAGCCTGCTGCGTGATGACGTCTTCGGCGTGAAGCGCGAGGCGGAGGACGGTCCGGGTATCGGTGCCGGCTCCACGCTGCCGCAGGTCGCGACGATCACCCCGGCGGAGGCTGTCCCGGGCGACCTCGTCCGGATCGACGGCTCGCACCTGGGGACGGCGACTGACGTCACGTTCGCGGGCACCTCGGTGGCTGACCTCGAGGTGGCGAGTGCGTCGACGTTGTACGCGATCGTCCCGTCCGTCTCGGCCGGCACGACCGCGGTCGTGGTCTCCTCCCCGGCTGGGGACTCGGCCACGTTCAGCTACGAGGTCGGCGGCGCCTGA
- a CDS encoding peptidoglycan DD-metalloendopeptidase family protein: MAGDVQWLDVLPSMEGFGKALKTGADRAAKDAGKSAGLAWAKNFDDAASTDAEAKRVTELERAAKTAQRVVDTETQNIAKARAAQRDAAARVLDAEGRLVKARESGDTSKVEAAELRLEGARERSRATSLKVESAEGALRAAYQEQRDTLGRLDEAQRDNRTETGKTEGAWDKLRGAFKKSDDAAGDAEGSLKKVVTQLALAAGAAATFAAAWGGAMDLSASEATLEASLGLSAEQAEIAGDVAGGLFADSYGESMGDVTGAVEAVMSSIKGMREGTEEDIYAMSERALAFADIMGADVEESTRSAAQLINQGLAADGVEAFDLLGAALQQVPSALRGEVLAASDEYSTFFAQLGLDGPEAVGLLVSASEDGQYGIDKMGDALKELTIRSTDMSSTSVEAYEAAGLSAEDMSARFLAGGEDANAALGELVDGLLGIEDPTDRANAAIALFGTPLEDLGTEGIPEFLSSLSGADSALSDFAGTSGEVTDAASKTVDPIEGVKRAFMGVLAEGVQPLVEPLQAVASWATENPGLMQGVAIALGVFAGALGVAAVAQWAMNSAMLASPITWIILGIVAIGAAVVALVKNWDSVSAWLMDTLGPVADWFVGAWNWMLEAGQAAWEGIKTAAQWAWENVLSPVFTAVDDVITNVVGPAMTWLWENVFVPAWDGIKWAFEVAWNVIKLGLDAMKLYFEKVIAPVATWLWEKVFQPAWDGISAGVTWMWDEVVKPVFDSLSGFVEDVVAPGIARGVEIVKGIWDGLMSLFRAPINWVLETVWNNGIVTVFENVAKAIGSDARLPQASLIGAPSSSGSGASRAPAGVGARAFARGGYAAPGWALVGEEGPELVNFTSPGRVYTAVETAHALAHGEDLSPELSRRAAGASPSQALAPMGDNIVQRVGSAIGSAVSSAASAVTSWVRGGLASAAGLVLDPVKALIGNTVSTWGTFGELTGGAATRQIDNLLEWIRGKDEAATGPGGIGGPPPGMDGWVRPSRGPVTSRFGPRWGGTHAGIDIAGGGPTFAMHDGVVYRTGSGILAGRTGLGIGIDHGGGTFTYYGHNPIGGIQVQPGQKVTAGQHIGYQGATGNVTGIHLHAELHRGGWGRAVNPESLGVFDSGGYLQPGALGMNLSNAPEPVLTGQQWDDIHTLAMRGATAGRMHPDDITALARTMASELGLTLGPIADGYRDLRDTTDGARRRSRMG, from the coding sequence GTGGCTGGTGATGTGCAGTGGCTGGATGTCCTCCCCTCGATGGAGGGGTTCGGGAAGGCTCTCAAGACCGGTGCTGACAGGGCCGCGAAGGACGCCGGGAAGTCCGCTGGGCTCGCGTGGGCGAAGAACTTCGATGACGCAGCGAGCACCGACGCCGAGGCGAAGCGCGTCACGGAACTGGAGCGCGCTGCCAAGACCGCGCAGCGCGTGGTCGACACGGAGACGCAGAACATCGCCAAGGCGCGCGCGGCCCAGCGCGACGCGGCCGCGCGCGTCCTAGACGCTGAGGGGCGCCTGGTGAAGGCCCGCGAGTCGGGCGACACCAGCAAGGTCGAAGCGGCGGAGCTGCGCCTCGAGGGAGCGCGTGAGCGGTCCCGTGCGACGTCACTGAAGGTGGAGTCCGCCGAGGGTGCCCTCCGCGCCGCGTACCAGGAACAGCGCGACACGCTCGGGCGCCTGGATGAGGCGCAGCGGGACAACCGCACCGAGACCGGGAAGACCGAGGGCGCGTGGGACAAGCTGCGCGGCGCGTTCAAGAAGAGCGACGACGCCGCCGGCGACGCCGAGGGCAGCCTGAAGAAGGTCGTCACCCAACTGGCGCTTGCTGCTGGTGCCGCCGCCACGTTCGCGGCCGCGTGGGGTGGCGCGATGGACCTCTCGGCGTCCGAGGCGACGCTGGAGGCGTCTCTGGGGTTGAGCGCCGAGCAGGCGGAGATCGCTGGCGACGTCGCCGGTGGGCTGTTCGCGGACTCCTACGGCGAGTCGATGGGCGATGTGACCGGCGCCGTCGAGGCGGTCATGTCCAGCATCAAGGGGATGCGCGAGGGCACCGAGGAGGACATCTACGCGATGTCCGAGCGGGCGCTCGCGTTCGCGGACATCATGGGCGCGGATGTGGAGGAGTCCACGCGTTCGGCTGCGCAGCTGATCAATCAGGGTCTCGCTGCTGATGGTGTGGAGGCGTTCGACCTTCTGGGTGCGGCGTTGCAGCAGGTGCCGTCGGCCTTGCGGGGCGAGGTGCTCGCGGCGTCGGATGAGTACTCGACGTTCTTCGCGCAGCTGGGTCTGGATGGTCCGGAGGCGGTGGGGCTGCTGGTTTCGGCCAGCGAGGATGGTCAGTACGGCATCGACAAGATGGGCGATGCGCTCAAGGAGCTGACGATCCGGTCGACGGACATGTCGTCGACGTCGGTGGAGGCCTACGAGGCCGCTGGGTTGTCCGCTGAGGACATGTCGGCGAGGTTCCTCGCGGGTGGTGAGGACGCGAACGCGGCCCTGGGTGAGCTGGTGGACGGGCTCCTGGGGATCGAGGATCCGACGGATCGAGCAAACGCCGCGATCGCGCTGTTCGGGACGCCGCTGGAGGATCTCGGCACCGAGGGGATTCCGGAGTTCCTGTCCTCGCTGTCGGGGGCGGATTCGGCGCTGAGCGACTTCGCGGGCACCTCGGGTGAGGTGACGGATGCGGCATCGAAGACGGTGGACCCGATCGAGGGCGTGAAGCGCGCGTTCATGGGTGTGCTCGCGGAGGGTGTGCAGCCTCTGGTGGAGCCGCTGCAGGCAGTGGCGTCGTGGGCTACGGAGAATCCCGGGCTCATGCAGGGCGTGGCGATCGCGCTGGGTGTGTTCGCGGGCGCCCTGGGTGTGGCTGCGGTCGCACAGTGGGCGATGAACTCCGCGATGCTCGCCTCCCCCATCACGTGGATCATCCTGGGGATCGTCGCGATCGGCGCCGCGGTGGTGGCGCTGGTGAAGAACTGGGACTCGGTTTCTGCGTGGCTGATGGACACCCTCGGTCCGGTGGCCGACTGGTTCGTCGGTGCGTGGAACTGGATGCTCGAGGCTGGCCAGGCCGCGTGGGAGGGCATCAAGACCGCCGCGCAGTGGGCGTGGGAGAACGTCCTCTCCCCCGTGTTCACCGCGGTTGACGACGTGATCACGAACGTGGTTGGCCCTGCCATGACGTGGCTGTGGGAGAACGTGTTCGTCCCTGCGTGGGACGGGATCAAGTGGGCGTTCGAGGTCGCGTGGAACGTGATCAAGCTCGGCCTGGACGCGATGAAGCTCTACTTCGAGAAGGTCATCGCGCCGGTCGCCACCTGGTTGTGGGAGAAGGTGTTCCAGCCCGCGTGGGATGGGATCAGCGCTGGCGTGACGTGGATGTGGGACGAGGTCGTCAAGCCGGTGTTCGACTCCCTTTCCGGGTTCGTTGAGGACGTCGTTGCCCCGGGCATCGCGCGTGGTGTGGAGATCGTGAAGGGCATCTGGGATGGGCTGATGAGCCTGTTCCGCGCCCCGATCAACTGGGTGCTGGAGACGGTCTGGAACAACGGGATCGTGACGGTGTTCGAGAACGTCGCGAAGGCGATCGGCTCGGACGCTCGACTTCCGCAGGCGAGCCTGATCGGCGCCCCGTCCTCGAGTGGGTCTGGTGCATCGCGTGCACCTGCCGGCGTCGGTGCACGGGCGTTTGCTCGGGGTGGCTACGCGGCTCCTGGGTGGGCGCTGGTCGGTGAGGAGGGTCCGGAGCTGGTGAACTTCACCAGCCCGGGGCGGGTGTACACGGCCGTAGAGACCGCGCACGCTCTCGCTCACGGTGAGGACCTCTCGCCGGAGCTGTCGCGGCGCGCGGCGGGCGCGTCCCCGTCGCAGGCTCTGGCACCGATGGGTGACAACATCGTTCAGCGGGTCGGCTCGGCGATCGGCTCCGCAGTGTCGTCTGCGGCGTCTGCTGTGACCTCGTGGGTGCGCGGCGGGCTGGCCAGTGCCGCCGGTCTCGTCCTGGACCCGGTGAAGGCTCTGATCGGGAACACCGTCTCCACCTGGGGCACGTTCGGTGAGCTCACAGGTGGGGCCGCGACTCGCCAGATCGACAACCTGCTGGAGTGGATCCGCGGGAAGGACGAGGCCGCGACCGGCCCGGGCGGCATCGGCGGCCCACCGCCCGGAATGGACGGGTGGGTGCGCCCCTCGCGCGGACCCGTGACCTCACGGTTCGGTCCCCGGTGGGGCGGCACTCACGCCGGTATCGACATCGCCGGCGGTGGCCCAACCTTCGCGATGCACGACGGCGTCGTGTACCGCACCGGGTCAGGGATCCTCGCCGGCCGCACCGGCCTGGGCATTGGGATCGACCACGGAGGTGGCACCTTCACCTACTACGGGCACAACCCGATCGGTGGAATCCAGGTGCAGCCTGGTCAGAAGGTCACCGCTGGGCAGCACATCGGCTACCAGGGCGCCACGGGCAACGTCACCGGCATCCACCTGCACGCGGAACTACACCGCGGTGGGTGGGGCCGCGCCGTCAACCCGGAGTCGCTCGGTGTGTTCGACTCCGGCGGCTACCTGCAGCCCGGCGCCTTGGGGATGAACCTCTCAAACGCACCCGAGCCGGTCCTGACCGGGCAGCAGTGGGACGACATCCACACGCTCGCGATGCGCGGCGCCACCGCCGGGCGGATGCACCCGGACGACATCACCGCGCTCGCCCGCACCATGGCGAGCGAGCTCGGGCTCACACTCGGGCCGATCGCTGACGGCTACCGCGACCTGCGGGACACGACTGACGGCGCCCGCCGGCGCTCGCGGATGGGGTGA
- a CDS encoding capsid cement protein, which produces MASHIHMFKPGAAVTCAAGADITGGQVVAISGDREVSPAGAASTAVFGVAATDVKDGEDVLVLRGGVQELVASAAIAAGARVAAAAGGKVATATENTIGLAITAASAADDKLQIALD; this is translated from the coding sequence ATGGCATCGCACATCCACATGTTCAAGCCCGGTGCGGCGGTGACGTGCGCCGCTGGCGCTGACATCACCGGTGGCCAGGTGGTGGCGATCTCGGGTGACCGGGAGGTGTCGCCGGCTGGCGCTGCGAGCACCGCGGTGTTCGGGGTGGCCGCGACCGACGTGAAGGACGGTGAGGACGTCCTCGTGCTGCGAGGTGGTGTTCAGGAGCTCGTGGCGTCGGCCGCGATCGCTGCTGGTGCCCGTGTCGCGGCTGCGGCCGGTGGGAAGGTCGCCACGGCGACCGAGAACACCATCGGCCTCGCGATCACCGCCGCGTCCGCGGCGGACGACAAGCTCCAGATCGCTCTGGACTGA
- a CDS encoding HIRAN domain-containing protein gives MTDGKTQNGTGCISLAFLGIAALLLLGACGNAVADNVGGAIGLGIGGVLTLAAGVVFAGRWGASREAIEPTGIVPPGSAVKESTTTSRPAEGHQPKPPVGHPLEPWLPGTTERIEIVGERYRPASFEVLFKGVPQATSYEGAELDLPAALVADFQNPHDSRAVAVWVGGQHVGFLAREYAAVWAPRVASLAERGEYFEFPARTWASVRRDRTSARVSVWASDPALMRPCNSFPSEPFTVLPRGSAVQVTREEDHMDVLTKYATVEGTPLIATLHNVKEVRPRSTVDAIEVRLDGQRVGILSPTQTANVGPLVQYLEERHRVPVARAVAKGNALKIDVVLYVQKAQEVDESWLEGIGPVASTPSPSEPPSIDD, from the coding sequence ATGACTGACGGGAAGACCCAGAACGGAACTGGCTGCATATCTCTCGCGTTCCTGGGAATCGCTGCGCTGCTGCTGCTAGGCGCCTGCGGGAATGCTGTCGCCGACAACGTAGGGGGTGCGATAGGCCTGGGGATCGGCGGCGTCCTCACCCTCGCTGCTGGTGTCGTCTTCGCCGGACGATGGGGAGCCTCACGCGAGGCGATCGAGCCCACGGGAATCGTTCCCCCTGGATCGGCGGTCAAGGAATCCACGACCACTTCACGTCCCGCCGAAGGGCACCAGCCCAAGCCCCCGGTCGGGCATCCCCTGGAGCCGTGGCTGCCAGGAACGACCGAACGTATCGAGATCGTCGGCGAGAGGTACCGGCCGGCGTCGTTCGAAGTGCTATTCAAGGGGGTTCCGCAGGCAACGTCCTACGAGGGAGCCGAACTTGACCTGCCCGCTGCTCTGGTCGCCGACTTTCAGAACCCACATGACTCGCGAGCCGTGGCTGTATGGGTCGGGGGACAGCACGTTGGGTTCCTCGCCCGTGAGTACGCAGCCGTATGGGCTCCCCGCGTTGCAAGCTTGGCGGAGCGAGGCGAGTACTTCGAGTTCCCGGCACGCACGTGGGCGTCGGTTCGCCGCGATCGCACAAGTGCTCGCGTGTCGGTCTGGGCCTCCGACCCGGCACTGATGCGACCGTGCAACAGTTTCCCCAGCGAGCCTTTCACTGTGCTCCCGAGGGGCAGCGCTGTACAGGTGACGCGAGAAGAGGACCACATGGACGTGCTCACGAAGTACGCGACTGTGGAAGGCACACCGCTCATTGCGACTTTGCACAACGTCAAGGAGGTCCGTCCGCGCTCTACCGTCGACGCCATCGAGGTTCGGTTGGACGGCCAACGGGTCGGAATTCTGTCACCGACGCAGACTGCGAACGTAGGGCCTCTTGTGCAGTACCTCGAGGAGCGGCACCGCGTACCGGTCGCCCGAGCGGTTGCGAAGGGCAACGCGCTCAAGATTGACGTCGTTCTGTACGTCCAGAAGGCTCAGGAAGTCGACGAATCGTGGCTCGAAGGCATCGGACCAGTGGCCTCAACTCCCTCCCCTAGTGAGCCCCCGAGCATCGACGACTAG
- a CDS encoding helix-turn-helix domain-containing protein, which yields MDRMTGAELRARRHRLGVQGPWMADRLGVRQDTYRRWESGRDPIPVRVRDEVAAVEDITDQWVETVREWIEDTGQSAPWDPLPHAQPDMVAQPQWWLQVVLRAIED from the coding sequence ATGGACCGCATGACTGGTGCGGAGTTGCGGGCGCGGCGGCACCGGCTCGGGGTGCAGGGGCCGTGGATGGCGGACCGGCTCGGGGTGCGGCAGGACACCTACAGGCGGTGGGAGTCCGGGCGCGACCCGATCCCCGTCCGGGTGCGCGATGAGGTCGCCGCCGTCGAGGACATCACCGACCAGTGGGTCGAGACGGTGCGGGAGTGGATCGAGGACACCGGGCAGAGCGCCCCGTGGGATCCACTACCGCACGCCCAGCCCGACATGGTCGCCCAGCCGCAGTGGTGGCTGCAGGTCGTGCTACGCGCCATCGAGGACTAG
- a CDS encoding right-handed parallel beta-helix repeat-containing protein, translating into MTYFPWNSFALTDVEGRRPLASQVVSIADYETGEPVTPLDAGMQPTTLVTGPMGQVGKFWTEDHDAITLTAGGVEHWLIHPTRMRKGEKGDQGDRGEPGPYGGTVVTDPQVASYVAGMSETAVALNHTFLSKTASRTLVVEDFFVDGDSDNETWQRAVDAAIATGGHCTIQGTKPLYVLEHEIDIRGLDTVLIIGLGWRGTTFMGDGEHYWEDNTQGLRAAFHVPPGPGANVTGVVFRALRFEGGLNTTLSGFVREPDKITPGSYDHGAIRAAVELNGNLVPNESTNPTIRGVYVVDCEMYALPMLPLHFRGVSESGMIDCRLERNRDPGWLFCQGVRVTGNTIRWSQDNGISLSRGCTQFVIANNDVYGSYFGGIHVAGFGGDAGPSYGVVVGNTIRHSAMYGISAEKAPVAMVITGNVIDGVNQGAPGTSWETDSLSNRYGSGILVAGDHETGAIAKAVAVTGNTVIRADRVGICYFLTEDLTITGNTIMDSGVATLPVSGEAVPLSPVRNIGIGMASGYQSAATHTVVTNNNIVDRREIPLMFYGIHDGDVADTERWGNTVVGAQVRYVETWRAKDQLDVGSSEATAPVLSIHSASGIYRQITSYEDGELRGRLRWAASSNFEVVTVDNAGVETAAVTVARLTAQARFAAPPRLPSYTTANLPSSSTMGAGAMLFDTTRGKVLVSNGSAWRNLDGTAP; encoded by the coding sequence GTGACGTACTTTCCGTGGAACTCGTTCGCGCTGACGGACGTGGAGGGGCGTCGGCCTCTCGCATCGCAGGTGGTGTCAATCGCGGACTACGAGACGGGTGAGCCTGTGACCCCGCTGGACGCGGGGATGCAGCCCACGACGTTGGTGACGGGTCCGATGGGGCAGGTCGGGAAGTTCTGGACGGAGGACCACGACGCGATCACGTTGACGGCGGGTGGTGTGGAGCATTGGCTCATTCATCCGACGCGGATGCGCAAGGGAGAGAAGGGCGACCAGGGAGATCGGGGGGAGCCTGGCCCCTATGGCGGCACGGTGGTCACGGATCCTCAGGTGGCGTCCTACGTCGCGGGGATGTCCGAGACTGCGGTGGCGCTGAATCATACGTTCTTGTCGAAGACGGCGAGCCGCACATTGGTGGTCGAGGACTTCTTCGTTGATGGGGACTCCGACAATGAGACCTGGCAACGGGCGGTCGATGCTGCGATCGCGACGGGTGGGCACTGCACGATCCAGGGCACCAAGCCGCTGTACGTCCTGGAGCACGAGATCGACATCCGGGGCCTGGATACGGTGCTCATCATCGGGCTGGGGTGGCGAGGCACGACGTTCATGGGCGACGGCGAGCACTACTGGGAGGACAACACGCAAGGGCTGCGGGCCGCGTTCCACGTGCCCCCTGGACCCGGTGCGAACGTCACGGGCGTCGTGTTCCGGGCGCTGCGGTTTGAGGGCGGGCTGAACACGACCCTGAGTGGCTTCGTGCGCGAGCCAGACAAGATCACCCCCGGCTCCTACGATCACGGCGCGATCCGCGCTGCGGTCGAGTTGAACGGCAACCTCGTGCCGAACGAGTCGACCAACCCCACAATCCGCGGCGTGTATGTCGTGGACTGCGAGATGTACGCCCTGCCGATGCTCCCGCTGCACTTCCGGGGCGTGTCTGAGTCGGGGATGATCGACTGCCGCCTGGAGCGCAACCGCGACCCCGGCTGGCTGTTCTGCCAGGGCGTGCGCGTCACCGGGAACACCATCCGCTGGTCGCAGGACAACGGCATCAGCCTCTCGCGCGGCTGCACTCAGTTCGTGATCGCCAACAATGATGTCTACGGCTCCTACTTCGGGGGCATCCACGTGGCCGGCTTCGGGGGTGACGCCGGCCCGTCCTATGGCGTGGTAGTCGGAAACACGATCCGGCACTCAGCCATGTACGGGATCAGCGCCGAAAAGGCACCGGTGGCGATGGTCATCACTGGCAATGTGATCGACGGCGTGAACCAGGGCGCGCCGGGCACCAGTTGGGAGACAGACAGCCTGAGCAACCGCTACGGCTCGGGCATCCTCGTGGCTGGCGACCACGAGACGGGCGCGATAGCCAAGGCTGTGGCCGTCACGGGAAACACCGTCATCCGCGCCGATCGCGTGGGCATCTGCTACTTCCTGACCGAAGACCTGACGATCACGGGCAACACGATCATGGACTCCGGAGTCGCCACCCTGCCGGTTTCTGGCGAAGCCGTCCCGCTCTCGCCTGTGCGCAACATCGGCATCGGCATGGCGTCGGGTTACCAGTCCGCCGCGACTCACACCGTCGTCACGAACAACAACATCGTGGACCGACGCGAGATCCCGCTCATGTTCTACGGCATCCACGACGGCGACGTTGCCGACACCGAACGATGGGGCAACACCGTCGTCGGCGCGCAAGTCCGCTACGTGGAGACCTGGAGGGCGAAGGACCAACTGGATGTGGGGTCCAGCGAGGCCACTGCGCCCGTCCTGTCGATCCACTCAGCGAGTGGCATCTACCGGCAGATCACCTCCTACGAGGATGGCGAACTACGAGGGCGTCTCAGGTGGGCGGCGTCCTCGAACTTCGAGGTCGTCACGGTGGACAACGCTGGCGTGGAGACCGCAGCCGTCACCGTGGCCCGCCTCACCGCACAAGCCCGGTTCGCCGCCCCTCCGCGCCTGCCGTCCTACACCACAGCGAACCTCCCCAGCAGCAGCACCATGGGCGCCGGCGCCATGCTGTTCGACACCACCCGCGGGAAGGTCCTCGTCTCCAACGGGTCCGCGTGGCGCAACCTCGACGGCACCGCACCCTGA
- a CDS encoding peptidoglycan DD-metalloendopeptidase family protein, with protein MVFLSPALAVLRDQLNATYPGRDRSADGWIGDAAHASRVSDHNPDPEAGGIVRALDVDEDLHGPSSVDQAGTLAALAAALIEDPRTRYVIYESRIWANPAVYPSSGGRWRPYTGSNPHTRHLHLSVRHGRVWDHDATPWQIGARMHSPIRGGRVTSPYGTRNGTMHAGMDIAPTTPGRAPVYATFAGTIERLVRGRQPGDTSRTNELAPYRTGNGARVRNPDGETQLYGHVDVLATLKAGSKIAAGDLLGYTDLSGTTTGHHVHYEEWTSSGATRDPQVSFDHYGITPGADTGQAAPALAPEHRDALTALGYATLTDYQTAQGLHPDGIAGPITIAHLEDTMATINDLARDIAEVKNLLAIGRPVAANWYARVLAEAKDSAKAAAKDSSATITKLARKDLTEIHFRTADSDLWCVAWWGTGTWARVPTADTWKRHNGVLDHLGLSDTRAVATWEEVSGAAGSLVHDPAAFGRQVPWPPYPATSETVTLPVATES; from the coding sequence GTGGTGTTCCTGTCGCCGGCGCTCGCGGTCTTGCGTGATCAGCTCAACGCCACCTATCCGGGGCGTGACCGGTCGGCGGATGGGTGGATCGGGGACGCCGCCCACGCCTCCCGGGTCTCGGATCACAACCCCGACCCGGAGGCCGGTGGCATCGTCCGCGCCCTCGACGTCGACGAGGACCTCCACGGCCCATCGTCGGTGGACCAGGCGGGCACCCTCGCGGCGCTCGCGGCGGCACTGATCGAGGATCCGCGTACCCGGTACGTGATCTACGAGAGCCGCATCTGGGCCAACCCCGCCGTCTACCCGTCCAGCGGCGGGCGGTGGCGGCCCTACACCGGCAGCAACCCCCACACCCGCCACCTGCACCTATCCGTGCGGCACGGGCGGGTGTGGGACCACGACGCCACTCCCTGGCAGATCGGAGCACGCATGCACTCCCCCATCCGAGGCGGGCGCGTCACCAGTCCCTACGGCACCCGCAACGGCACCATGCACGCCGGGATGGACATCGCCCCCACCACCCCCGGCCGGGCGCCCGTGTATGCGACGTTCGCGGGGACCATCGAGCGGCTCGTGCGAGGACGCCAACCCGGGGACACCTCCCGCACCAACGAGCTCGCGCCCTACCGCACCGGCAACGGGGCACGTGTGCGCAACCCCGACGGTGAGACCCAGTTGTACGGGCACGTCGACGTACTGGCCACCCTCAAGGCAGGCTCCAAGATCGCAGCGGGTGACCTGCTGGGGTACACCGACCTGTCCGGCACCACCACCGGGCACCACGTCCACTACGAGGAATGGACCAGCAGCGGGGCGACACGTGACCCGCAGGTCTCCTTCGACCACTACGGCATCACCCCCGGCGCCGATACCGGCCAAGCCGCCCCGGCCCTCGCCCCCGAGCACCGCGACGCGCTCACCGCCCTCGGCTACGCCACCCTCACCGACTACCAGACCGCCCAAGGCCTGCACCCCGACGGGATCGCCGGCCCCATCACCATCGCTCACCTGGAGGACACCATGGCCACAATCAACGACCTCGCGCGCGACATCGCGGAGGTGAAGAACCTCCTGGCGATCGGCCGCCCCGTGGCCGCCAACTGGTACGCCCGGGTGCTGGCCGAGGCGAAGGACTCCGCGAAGGCCGCCGCGAAGGACTCTTCTGCCACCATCACCAAGCTCGCCCGCAAGGACCTCACGGAGATCCACTTCCGCACCGCCGACTCGGACCTGTGGTGCGTGGCCTGGTGGGGCACCGGCACCTGGGCGCGCGTCCCCACCGCGGACACCTGGAAGCGGCACAACGGTGTCTTGGATCACCTCGGCCTGTCCGACACCCGCGCGGTGGCCACCTGGGAGGAGGTCTCCGGCGCCGCGGGGTCCCTCGTGCACGACCCGGCCGCATTCGGCCGGCAGGTCCCCTGGCCGCCCTACCCCGCCACCTCCGAGACCGTCACCCTGCCCGTCGCGACCGAGAGCTGA